A genomic region of [Eubacterium] eligens ATCC 27750 contains the following coding sequences:
- a CDS encoding zinc ribbon domain-containing protein yields the protein MFCTKCGYNAGTAKFCPKCGNPLNPQPVQETPVQNEPAPQTVQSEPVAQQQFGTQPQFNETVQPQFGTQPQSGAVPPVNVDVPRYQEAPPMQPQPKKKKKKWPLVVAILVVLVAIITAVVIVVLPKLKKELSPTKNAVTAIKNVGASLEDSVDNLFNNLGAGSISDKTEFSGTFKFDNMTVNGESYSKYVKADSVKYDIQADTSMQKAAGDLKLQNGNAELLTVSFYTDGSTVYFKIPELFTETFSMSVNQIVNDTDIDSSFGYPFDMSDISGYLSALNSGNLSQYKEPAKAAARALAKGIDAFADECQYGQNESLTYKSDNGDIEVTEYSVTVTENAIKVGVDTAIDALYADSATSAYMSMLTIAGVTQDSLKKEIASSIQGMDPVTFSMYVNKDDKIVRVSVDVSDIDEYSNGEIAISFVGKDNISDYVVIEAAADNFNTKFTIHNSDNRSSVIVDAKNGNEYMKMKLDCSLSGSNVNINEMSIDMNTEDVKANMKITGDYSQKEFSSMKYSSSSFPKPVNVDKMTSAQQTALVTEFVKNSAVFKKIISDDLYKQLFSVALSGN from the coding sequence ATGTTTTGCACAAAATGCGGATATAATGCAGGGACAGCAAAATTTTGTCCAAAGTGTGGAAATCCTTTAAATCCACAGCCAGTACAGGAAACACCTGTACAGAACGAACCGGCTCCACAGACGGTACAGAGTGAGCCGGTTGCACAGCAGCAGTTCGGAACACAGCCACAGTTTAATGAGACGGTACAGCCACAGTTCGGAACACAGCCACAGTCAGGGGCAGTTCCACCAGTGAATGTAGATGTACCAAGATATCAGGAAGCACCTCCTATGCAGCCACAGCCTAAGAAGAAAAAGAAGAAATGGCCATTGGTTGTTGCAATATTAGTTGTGCTTGTAGCTATAATAACAGCAGTTGTTATAGTTGTACTTCCTAAGCTGAAGAAAGAATTATCACCTACAAAGAATGCTGTAACTGCAATTAAAAATGTAGGGGCATCACTGGAAGATTCTGTGGATAATTTGTTTAATAATTTAGGTGCTGGTTCAATATCAGACAAAACAGAGTTTTCCGGAACATTTAAGTTTGATAACATGACTGTTAATGGTGAGTCATATAGCAAGTATGTCAAAGCTGATTCAGTTAAGTATGATATTCAGGCAGATACTTCGATGCAGAAGGCTGCAGGAGATTTAAAGCTTCAGAATGGTAATGCAGAGTTACTTACAGTTTCATTCTATACAGATGGTTCTACAGTGTACTTTAAGATTCCTGAATTATTTACAGAGACATTCAGTATGTCAGTGAATCAGATTGTTAATGATACAGATATAGATTCTTCATTTGGTTACCCATTTGATATGAGTGATATATCAGGTTATCTGTCAGCATTAAATTCAGGTAATCTTTCACAGTATAAAGAGCCGGCAAAGGCAGCAGCCAGAGCATTAGCTAAGGGAATTGATGCATTTGCAGATGAATGTCAGTACGGTCAGAATGAAAGCCTTACATATAAGTCAGATAATGGTGATATCGAAGTTACAGAATATAGTGTAACAGTTACAGAAAATGCCATTAAGGTCGGTGTTGATACTGCAATTGATGCTTTATACGCAGATTCAGCAACATCAGCATATATGTCAATGCTTACTATTGCTGGTGTAACACAGGACAGCCTTAAGAAAGAAATTGCTTCATCAATTCAGGGAATGGATCCTGTAACTTTTTCAATGTATGTTAATAAGGATGATAAAATAGTAAGAGTTTCAGTCGATGTATCTGATATTGATGAATATTCAAATGGAGAAATAGCAATTTCTTTTGTAGGAAAAGATAATATTTCTGATTATGTTGTTATTGAAGCAGCTGCTGATAACTTTAATACTAAATTCACAATACATAATTCAGATAATAGATCATCTGTAATTGTTGATGCAAAAAATGGAAATGAATACATGAAGATGAAGCTGGATTGTTCATTATCGGGAAGTAATGTGAATATTAATGAAATGTCTATTGATATGAATACAGAAGATGTTAAAGCTAATATGAAGATTACAGGAGACTATTCACAGAAAGAGTTCAGCTCAATGAAGTATTCTTCATCAAGTTTTCCTAAGCCTGTGAATGTAGACAAGATGACATCTGCACAGCAGACAGCACTTGTGACAGAGTTTGTCAAGAATTCTGCTGTATTCAAAAAGATAATAAGCGATGATCTTTATAAGCAGTTATTTTCAGTAGCATTGTCAGGTAATTAA